The following coding sequences are from one Lipingzhangella halophila window:
- a CDS encoding LCP family protein, whose protein sequence is MPRKRSSSHVSKAGAKGKKLSAGAWVAIATTVMVICGSLAAYGVTQDLYGNLNQENIDTDAFGDRPSKVEGALNILIVGSDIRDGENSEYGSEEGERPDTLAIAHVSPDQKSATLVNLPRDSIVQMPECPPTDDRPGQDAHEAMIGEAMNSGGMQCLWKTVEQLTEIHIDHFVKVDFVGFKDMVDAIGGIPVCVPEPIDDPDAGHLKLEAGEQTLDGEEALGYVRSRKGQGDGSDLSRIDRQQEFMGAMLKKVMSSEVLARPTSLYDFLGSVTEHVTTDDELNVDSMADIAIAMREVELNDVNFVTVPNGQHPADPNRITWTEPDATELFNAVAADEGIDGGDDSEGGEDDSDSGGGSSEAPSVEPGEVSVEIINATDIQGLANEVSTGLTSEGFQVLGTGNPEGDVPQQTTVYYGAGNKAHAEAVADVAANATTEEHPALADNVQLVLSNDWNGFGDGGGGGGDAADVDSTSAADAKVECE, encoded by the coding sequence TTGCCCAGAAAACGTTCCTCCTCCCATGTCTCCAAGGCCGGCGCCAAGGGGAAGAAACTTTCGGCCGGCGCCTGGGTCGCCATCGCCACCACCGTCATGGTCATCTGCGGCAGCCTTGCCGCCTACGGCGTCACGCAGGACCTCTACGGCAACCTCAACCAGGAGAACATCGACACCGACGCGTTCGGCGACCGGCCCAGCAAGGTCGAGGGCGCGCTGAACATCCTGATCGTCGGGTCGGACATCCGCGATGGCGAGAACTCCGAGTACGGGTCCGAGGAAGGCGAGCGCCCGGACACCCTGGCGATCGCGCACGTCTCGCCGGACCAGAAGTCCGCCACCCTGGTCAACCTGCCGCGCGACTCGATCGTGCAGATGCCCGAGTGCCCGCCGACGGACGACAGACCGGGCCAGGACGCCCACGAGGCCATGATCGGCGAGGCGATGAACAGTGGCGGCATGCAGTGCCTGTGGAAGACCGTCGAACAGCTCACCGAGATCCACATCGACCACTTCGTGAAGGTCGACTTCGTGGGCTTCAAGGACATGGTCGACGCGATCGGCGGCATCCCCGTCTGCGTCCCCGAGCCGATCGACGACCCGGACGCCGGTCACCTGAAGCTGGAGGCGGGTGAGCAGACCCTCGACGGCGAAGAGGCGCTGGGCTACGTGCGCTCCAGGAAGGGCCAGGGCGACGGGAGCGACCTCAGCCGGATCGACCGCCAGCAGGAGTTCATGGGCGCGATGTTGAAGAAGGTCATGAGCAGTGAGGTGCTGGCCAGACCGACAAGCCTCTACGATTTCCTCGGCTCCGTCACCGAGCACGTCACCACCGACGACGAGCTCAACGTCGACTCGATGGCCGACATCGCCATCGCCATGCGCGAGGTCGAGCTGAACGACGTCAACTTCGTCACCGTCCCCAACGGGCAGCACCCCGCCGACCCCAACCGGATCACCTGGACCGAGCCCGACGCCACCGAGCTGTTCAACGCAGTGGCCGCCGACGAGGGCATCGACGGAGGGGACGACAGCGAAGGCGGTGAGGACGACTCCGACTCCGGAGGCGGCAGCTCCGAAGCGCCGTCCGTGGAACCGGGTGAGGTCTCCGTGGAGATCATCAACGCCACCGACATCCAGGGCCTGGCCAACGAGGTCTCCACCGGCCTGACCAGCGAAGGCTTCCAGGTGCTCGGTACCGGCAACCCGGAAGGCGACGTACCGCAACAGACCACGGTGTACTACGGCGCCGGCAATAAGGCACACGCCGAGGCCGTGGCGGATGTAGCGGCCAACGCCACCACCGAGGAGCACCCGGCGCTCGCCGACAACGTGCAGCTCGTGCTCTCCAACGACTGGAACGGCTTCGGCGACGGCGGCGGGGGCGGAGGCGACGCGGCGGACGTCGACAGCACCTCCGCCGCGGACGCGAAGGTCGAATGCGAGTGA
- a CDS encoding glycosyltransferase yields the protein MTNPPLRALVYGDVDLNIIDGSAVWAQSMTQGLAAAGCEVTLLLKAAVQTDRLVAPLSSVPGVTLRKPYEEQLLPDLGARGLTPDQAVELMARLDGENRFDLVVVRGLRLATLAAHNETLAGRLWTYLTDVPQDVASMTSAAVSELTDIAVASRFLLCQTEELRGFLESAVPAACGKSVLFPPVVVVPDDARSTASPSEPVRLVYTGKFAPRWNTLEMTELPAELEKRGVSAEVHMIGDKVHRDSADWAKRMTKALEGTDGLVWHGGQPRAEALRLSAGCDIGLSWRAPEMDASLELSTKVLEMGAIGLPVVLNRTPMHEELLGADYPLYAGADLDSVADTIVLASEPEVYAEAARRCADAAAQFSLERAAERLRGYLADVRPAAPAGVDPQRPLKVVVAGHDLKFFTRLADHLTSLPGLEVRFDEWESLRAHDQYRSKELAAWADVVICEWCGPNALFYAKNKRVDQRLVVRLHRFELYAEWPRKLDIEKVDAVICVSPYYADLTRELAGWPADKVVVLPNWVDVEQLRRPKLPGAEYTLGMVGISPSRKRLDRGLDVLAELRRRDPRYTLAVKSKQPWDYWWIWNRPEEREYYERTYRMIHRNELLADGVVFDPFGPDVSTWLRRIGFTLSTSDDESFHLAPAECAASGGVPAVLTWPGADTIYSRRWLHEDTGAMADAIHAIVSEGRFDAARAAAQAEITENYALDKVCGMWTDLVVNGTVPEPVTLPSSAVTA from the coding sequence GTGACCAACCCACCGCTACGCGCACTCGTTTACGGGGACGTCGACCTCAACATCATCGACGGCTCGGCGGTCTGGGCGCAGTCGATGACCCAGGGCCTGGCGGCTGCCGGCTGCGAGGTCACCCTGCTGCTCAAGGCGGCCGTACAGACCGACCGGCTGGTGGCCCCGCTGTCCTCGGTGCCGGGGGTGACCCTGCGCAAGCCCTACGAGGAGCAGTTGCTGCCCGACCTCGGGGCGCGAGGGCTCACACCCGACCAGGCGGTCGAGCTGATGGCGCGCCTCGACGGCGAGAACCGCTTCGACCTGGTCGTTGTGCGCGGTCTACGCCTGGCGACGCTCGCCGCGCACAACGAGACGCTGGCCGGGCGGCTGTGGACCTACCTCACAGACGTGCCACAGGACGTCGCCAGCATGACCTCCGCTGCGGTGTCCGAGCTGACCGACATCGCGGTCGCCTCGCGGTTCCTGCTCTGCCAGACCGAGGAGCTGCGCGGGTTCCTGGAGTCCGCGGTGCCCGCGGCGTGTGGCAAGAGTGTGCTGTTCCCACCCGTGGTGGTGGTCCCCGACGACGCGAGGAGCACGGCAAGCCCGAGTGAGCCGGTGCGGCTGGTCTACACCGGAAAGTTCGCGCCCCGCTGGAACACCCTGGAGATGACCGAGCTGCCCGCGGAGCTGGAGAAACGCGGTGTGTCCGCCGAGGTCCACATGATCGGCGACAAGGTGCACCGCGACTCCGCGGACTGGGCCAAGCGCATGACCAAGGCCCTTGAGGGAACCGACGGCCTGGTGTGGCACGGCGGGCAACCGCGGGCCGAGGCGTTGCGGTTGTCCGCCGGCTGCGACATCGGGCTGTCGTGGCGCGCCCCGGAGATGGACGCCAGCCTCGAACTGTCCACCAAGGTCCTGGAGATGGGCGCGATCGGGCTGCCCGTCGTGCTCAACCGCACGCCGATGCACGAGGAGCTGCTGGGCGCCGACTACCCGCTCTACGCGGGCGCGGACCTCGACTCGGTCGCGGACACGATCGTGCTCGCCTCGGAGCCCGAGGTCTACGCCGAGGCCGCCCGCCGCTGCGCGGACGCCGCGGCGCAGTTCTCCCTGGAGAGGGCCGCGGAGCGGCTGCGCGGCTACCTCGCGGATGTGCGCCCGGCCGCACCGGCGGGGGTCGACCCGCAGCGCCCGTTGAAGGTGGTCGTCGCGGGGCACGACCTGAAGTTCTTCACCCGGTTGGCTGACCACCTGACGTCGCTGCCGGGGCTTGAGGTGCGGTTCGACGAGTGGGAGTCGCTCCGGGCGCACGACCAGTACCGCAGCAAGGAGCTCGCCGCCTGGGCCGACGTCGTCATCTGCGAGTGGTGCGGCCCCAACGCGCTGTTCTACGCCAAGAACAAGCGAGTTGACCAGCGGCTCGTGGTGCGGTTGCACCGGTTCGAGCTGTACGCCGAGTGGCCGCGCAAGCTTGACATCGAGAAGGTCGACGCCGTCATCTGCGTCAGCCCGTACTACGCCGATCTCACCCGGGAGCTCGCGGGATGGCCCGCCGACAAGGTGGTTGTGCTGCCCAACTGGGTCGATGTCGAGCAGCTGCGCCGGCCCAAGCTGCCCGGGGCCGAGTACACCCTCGGCATGGTCGGGATCTCCCCCTCACGCAAGCGCCTCGACCGGGGGCTGGACGTCCTCGCGGAGCTGCGCCGCCGCGACCCCCGCTACACGCTCGCGGTCAAGTCGAAGCAGCCGTGGGACTACTGGTGGATCTGGAACCGTCCCGAGGAGCGCGAGTACTACGAGCGCACCTACCGGATGATCCACCGCAACGAGCTGCTCGCCGACGGCGTGGTCTTCGACCCGTTCGGGCCGGATGTGTCCACCTGGCTGCGCCGGATCGGATTCACCCTGTCCACCAGTGACGACGAAAGCTTCCATCTGGCGCCCGCGGAGTGCGCCGCCTCCGGTGGGGTGCCCGCCGTGTTGACCTGGCCTGGAGCCGACACGATCTACTCGCGCAGGTGGCTGCACGAGGACACCGGCGCCATGGCCGACGCCATCCACGCGATCGTCTCCGAGGGGCGCTTCGACGCCGCGCGGGCGGCCGCGCAGGCCGAGATCACCGAGAACTACGCGTTGGACAAGGTGTGCGGCATGTGGACCGATCTCGTGGTGAACGGGACGGTCCCGGAACCGGTGACGCTGCCCAGCTCCGCGGTGACCGCCTGA
- a CDS encoding glycosyltransferase family 4 protein: MVAFVTVRDIVRAASFTATLTWRHLRAEPAKVPLLALRVAPGRLRHGARRAATRFGPLARAYALWDAGDRERALDTVRSAAHGASPRRLARLFAFALAIEDPQLTEDLLAKLPEGPRRAEPEHRLALMTGRAVPLETTGQSHSIKVTPSRRTRRDDAMNDRKSGQRISRILHLVTNALPHTNAGYTQRTHRIALGQRSAGLEPHVVTRPGYPLTKGVLDARSRVDVDGIPYHRLLPWVAPAETEQETRAGLRYAAPLVERLRPDVLHAASNHHNAELALRLGAHYGLPVVYEVRGFLEESWLSRDPSRSTDDAFYRTERARETARMEAADLVVTLGETMRADIVARGVAAEKVIVVPNAVDEEFLAPLPPGGELRAELGIGPEDFVVGTTTSCYGYEGLDLLVDAVASLRRRGVPAHALVVGDGPELGALRARAAEAGLSTAAHFPGRVPASAVRRYHAVLDIFAVPRRDERVSRLVTPLKPVEAMAGGLPVVASDVDALRELVEPGVTGELIPPDDSGILAAQLEKLFYSQEAREAYGLAGREKVGRNRTWTAAARRYIEAYEALVQRMAGLGHGR; this comes from the coding sequence GTGGTTGCATTCGTAACCGTGCGCGACATCGTGAGAGCGGCATCCTTCACCGCCACCCTGACCTGGCGACACCTGCGCGCCGAGCCAGCCAAGGTACCCCTGCTGGCGCTGCGCGTGGCTCCGGGACGGCTGCGCCATGGCGCCCGCCGTGCCGCCACCCGCTTTGGCCCCCTGGCGCGGGCGTACGCACTGTGGGACGCCGGTGACCGCGAACGGGCGCTGGATACGGTGCGCAGCGCCGCTCATGGTGCCTCCCCCCGCCGCCTCGCCCGACTCTTCGCGTTCGCCCTTGCCATCGAGGACCCCCAGCTCACTGAGGATCTCCTGGCCAAGCTGCCCGAGGGGCCGCGCCGCGCCGAACCGGAACACCGGCTGGCACTCATGACGGGGCGCGCTGTGCCGCTGGAAACTACTGGCCAGTCGCACTCCATCAAGGTAACTCCGAGTCGGCGAACGCGGCGCGACGACGCGATGAACGATCGGAAATCCGGTCAGCGGATTTCCAGGATCCTGCACCTGGTGACGAACGCGCTGCCGCACACGAACGCCGGATACACGCAGCGGACGCACCGGATCGCGCTCGGCCAGCGGTCGGCCGGCCTGGAGCCGCACGTGGTGACGCGCCCGGGGTATCCGCTGACCAAGGGGGTTCTCGATGCCCGCTCCCGGGTGGACGTCGACGGTATTCCCTACCACCGGCTGCTGCCCTGGGTCGCGCCCGCGGAAACGGAGCAGGAGACCCGGGCCGGGCTGCGCTACGCGGCTCCACTCGTCGAACGGCTCCGCCCGGACGTCCTGCACGCGGCCAGCAACCACCACAACGCCGAGCTGGCGCTGCGCCTCGGCGCCCACTACGGCCTGCCGGTCGTCTACGAGGTGCGCGGGTTCCTCGAAGAGTCCTGGCTCTCGCGTGACCCCTCGCGCAGCACCGATGACGCCTTCTACCGAACCGAACGCGCCCGCGAGACCGCCCGGATGGAGGCCGCCGACCTCGTGGTGACGCTGGGCGAGACCATGCGCGCGGACATTGTGGCGCGCGGCGTCGCGGCGGAGAAGGTCATCGTCGTGCCCAACGCGGTCGACGAGGAGTTCCTGGCGCCCCTGCCGCCCGGCGGGGAGCTGCGCGCCGAACTGGGCATCGGCCCCGAGGACTTCGTCGTCGGCACCACCACGAGCTGCTACGGCTACGAGGGCCTGGACCTCCTGGTCGACGCGGTCGCCTCGCTGCGCCGCCGGGGTGTGCCGGCGCACGCGCTGGTCGTGGGCGACGGACCGGAGCTGGGCGCGCTGCGCGCCCGCGCGGCGGAAGCCGGCCTGAGCACAGCGGCACACTTCCCCGGGCGTGTCCCGGCAAGCGCGGTTCGGCGCTACCACGCGGTCCTCGACATCTTCGCGGTGCCGCGGCGCGACGAGCGCGTCAGCCGACTGGTCACCCCGCTGAAACCGGTGGAGGCTATGGCCGGCGGGCTTCCCGTTGTCGCCAGTGATGTGGACGCGCTGCGGGAGCTCGTGGAACCAGGCGTGACCGGCGAGTTAATTCCTCCGGACGACTCGGGGATTCTCGCTGCCCAGCTAGAGAAGCTCTTCTACAGTCAGGAAGCACGCGAGGCATACGGCCTCGCGGGCCGCGAGAAGGTGGGCCGCAACCGCACCTGGACTGCGGCCGCACGTCGCTACATCGAGGCCTATGAGGCACTCGTCCAGCGCATGGCCGGACTTGGCCACGGGCGGTGA
- the wecB gene encoding non-hydrolyzing UDP-N-acetylglucosamine 2-epimerase, with protein sequence MSPAPDELAESTPGSAEIVHIVGARPNFVKAAPVVDALERRGLRQSVVHTGQHYDDRMSAVFFRELGLPKPDVDLGVGSGSHAEQTAALMVGLEREFISRTPGRVVVYGDVNSTVAAALVAAKLHIPVAHVEAGLRSFDWSMPEEVNRRLTDQLCGLCFATSPEAVGHLADEGVPVDSVHFVGNPMIDTLLRNLDGFDVAELRARLTLPEHYVAATLHRPANVDDPDIVARLVVRLHEVADQVDVVIPVHPRGRAAFEAAGLGDHPRVHLLEPLGYLDFVTLVRGATAVVTDSGGVQEETTILRVPCLTLRPNTERPVTITHGTNRLAVESELPGLVSKILVGDSFGGPAVADIPPLWDGQAGERIATVLANE encoded by the coding sequence ATGTCGCCAGCACCGGATGAACTCGCCGAGAGCACGCCCGGCTCCGCGGAGATCGTGCACATCGTCGGGGCCAGGCCCAACTTCGTGAAGGCCGCCCCTGTTGTGGACGCCCTGGAGCGGCGCGGCCTGCGTCAGTCGGTGGTGCATACCGGTCAGCACTACGACGACCGCATGTCCGCGGTCTTCTTCCGCGAACTCGGTCTGCCCAAGCCCGACGTCGACCTCGGAGTGGGGTCGGGCTCGCACGCCGAGCAGACCGCGGCCCTGATGGTCGGGTTGGAGCGGGAGTTCATCTCCCGTACACCCGGCCGCGTGGTCGTCTATGGGGACGTCAACTCCACCGTTGCCGCCGCGCTGGTCGCGGCCAAGCTGCACATCCCGGTCGCGCACGTCGAGGCCGGGCTGCGGTCGTTCGACTGGAGCATGCCCGAGGAGGTGAACCGGCGCCTCACCGACCAGCTCTGCGGACTGTGCTTCGCCACGAGCCCCGAGGCGGTGGGTCACTTGGCCGACGAGGGCGTGCCGGTGGACAGCGTGCACTTCGTCGGCAACCCGATGATCGACACGCTGCTCCGCAACCTCGACGGGTTCGACGTCGCCGAGCTGCGCGCCCGCCTGACGCTGCCCGAGCACTACGTCGCCGCGACATTGCACCGTCCGGCCAACGTCGACGACCCCGACATCGTCGCCCGCCTGGTGGTCCGGTTGCACGAAGTGGCCGACCAGGTCGACGTGGTGATTCCGGTGCATCCGCGGGGCCGCGCCGCGTTCGAGGCGGCCGGCCTCGGCGACCACCCGCGTGTCCACCTGCTGGAGCCCCTGGGCTATCTCGACTTCGTCACCCTCGTACGTGGTGCCACCGCCGTGGTCACCGATTCCGGCGGGGTGCAGGAGGAGACCACCATCCTGCGGGTCCCCTGCCTCACCCTGCGGCCCAACACCGAACGCCCGGTTACCATCACCCACGGCACCAACCGGCTCGCGGTCGAGTCCGAGCTTCCCGGGCTGGTCTCGAAGATCCTGGTGGGGGATTCCTTCGGCGGTCCGGCCGTCGCGGACATCCCTCCGCTCTGGGACGGGCAGGCCGGCGAGCGTATCGCCACGGTCCTGGCCAACGAGTGA
- a CDS encoding TIGR03089 family protein, translating to MSAEIPDSPSTLWRSAVAADPARPFVTAYDDDTGGRVELSFATFDNWVAKTANMLVDALAAEPGERVALALPLHWQSLAWLLACWSAGLAVVPAAEDGVPEGDIVVADEARLERAMDTGAREVVGTSLHPLGAPLAECPPAATDYAVEVRGHGDRFTPAEPADPERVALWSDRGYSGSELVTAAQERARAWSLTAGDRVALLTRAPNTLTALSPQLTHLLAPLTNAVPVLLTSDTDPATVRTRLDMERATAVAGVAAGSSTPPAGVRVLT from the coding sequence GTGTCAGCCGAAATTCCGGATTCGCCGTCCACTCTCTGGCGGTCGGCCGTCGCCGCGGACCCGGCTCGCCCTTTCGTCACCGCCTATGACGACGACACTGGCGGCCGTGTGGAACTGTCCTTCGCGACGTTCGACAACTGGGTCGCCAAGACCGCGAACATGCTGGTGGACGCGCTCGCGGCCGAACCCGGTGAGCGCGTCGCACTGGCCCTGCCGCTGCACTGGCAAAGCCTGGCCTGGTTGCTGGCGTGCTGGTCGGCCGGTCTGGCCGTGGTTCCCGCGGCCGAGGACGGGGTCCCCGAAGGGGACATCGTCGTCGCCGACGAGGCCAGGCTGGAACGCGCGATGGACACCGGCGCCCGCGAGGTGGTCGGCACATCGCTGCATCCGCTCGGCGCCCCTCTCGCCGAGTGCCCTCCCGCGGCGACGGACTACGCGGTCGAGGTTCGCGGGCACGGCGACCGCTTCACCCCCGCCGAACCGGCCGACCCGGAACGGGTCGCACTGTGGAGCGACCGCGGTTACTCCGGCTCCGAACTGGTCACCGCCGCCCAGGAGCGCGCCCGCGCGTGGAGCCTGACCGCTGGGGACCGGGTCGCGCTGCTCACCCGCGCGCCGAACACGCTCACGGCGCTGAGCCCCCAGCTCACACATCTCCTCGCACCGTTGACCAACGCTGTTCCGGTGCTACTCACCTCTGACACGGACCCGGCGACGGTTCGGACACGGCTCGACATGGAGCGTGCCACAGCCGTCGCTGGCGTCGCGGCCGGCTCCTCCACTCCCCCGGCCGGCGTCCGCGTCCTCACCTGA
- a CDS encoding serine/threonine-protein kinase has product MPAAQPLQNGDPESLGGYRLVGRVGQGGQGVVYLGEAADGSHVAVKTLSSEGMNDAEQRQRFVREAEAARQVASFCTAAVVDADFEATPAYIVSEFVAGPSLSEAVRRDGPLTGGDLNRVAVATATALMAIHEAGIVHRDFKPANVLLGQGGARVIDFGVAQVSQGAGTLTNSSIGTPAYMAPEQISGSPVSPGTDVYAWGAVMVFAATGRQPFQGETVPAILHQVINGDPDLSGVPEPLRMLVVSAMQKDPAQRPGSTDVLMSLIGRKERPTGRDEATQVMSEAAASVSGPRGPAPPTAQLGGSVGSTRVGPDGAPPSSGRKRGGAARWLIGAGAVLAVAAALAGGYLLGQSGGSETDTGNGSSGETADTGGTADDSESGNSADDGSDDLQPQAIPEFNADYAGDWEGLTEDGTLYTIEIDEGERAATLNNEDNDDCSYSVKLIENNEDGYAGTFEDTVGYCEYPLEGDLQMGMVDEFVLVELTGDSGDDLQIQLQPANQ; this is encoded by the coding sequence GTGCCCGCTGCTCAGCCGCTCCAGAATGGTGATCCGGAGAGTCTTGGCGGTTATCGCCTGGTCGGACGGGTGGGCCAGGGGGGCCAGGGGGTGGTGTATCTGGGCGAGGCTGCGGATGGGTCGCATGTTGCTGTGAAGACGCTCAGCAGTGAGGGCATGAACGATGCTGAGCAGCGGCAGCGGTTCGTGCGTGAGGCCGAGGCCGCGCGCCAGGTGGCGTCGTTCTGCACGGCGGCGGTGGTGGACGCCGATTTCGAGGCGACGCCGGCCTACATCGTGAGCGAGTTTGTGGCGGGCCCTTCGCTGAGCGAGGCTGTGCGCCGCGATGGTCCGCTCACCGGTGGCGATCTGAACCGGGTGGCGGTGGCCACGGCCACGGCGCTGATGGCGATCCATGAGGCCGGGATCGTGCACCGTGATTTCAAGCCGGCCAATGTGCTGTTGGGTCAGGGCGGGGCGCGGGTGATCGATTTCGGGGTGGCCCAGGTGAGCCAGGGCGCCGGTACTTTGACGAACTCCTCGATTGGTACGCCGGCCTATATGGCTCCGGAGCAGATCTCGGGGTCTCCGGTGAGTCCGGGCACTGATGTTTATGCCTGGGGTGCGGTGATGGTGTTCGCGGCCACTGGCCGGCAGCCGTTCCAGGGTGAGACGGTGCCGGCGATCCTGCACCAGGTGATCAACGGCGATCCGGATCTCAGTGGGGTGCCGGAGCCGTTGCGGATGCTGGTGGTCTCTGCGATGCAGAAGGACCCGGCGCAGCGGCCGGGTTCGACCGATGTCCTGATGAGCCTGATTGGCCGCAAGGAGCGCCCAACCGGTCGGGATGAGGCCACACAGGTGATGAGCGAGGCGGCGGCCTCAGTCAGCGGACCGCGGGGACCCGCCCCGCCCACGGCGCAGCTCGGCGGCTCTGTCGGCTCCACGCGGGTCGGCCCGGACGGCGCGCCCCCGTCCTCGGGACGGAAGCGCGGCGGTGCCGCGCGGTGGCTCATCGGTGCCGGCGCGGTGCTGGCCGTGGCGGCCGCTCTGGCCGGCGGGTACCTCCTCGGCCAAAGTGGCGGCTCGGAGACCGATACCGGCAACGGCAGCTCCGGCGAGACCGCCGACACTGGCGGCACTGCCGACGACAGCGAGTCCGGGAATTCCGCTGACGACGGGTCCGACGACCTGCAGCCCCAGGCCATCCCGGAGTTCAACGCGGACTACGCCGGCGACTGGGAAGGGCTCACCGAGGACGGCACCCTGTACACGATCGAGATCGACGAGGGGGAACGCGCCGCGACGCTGAACAACGAAGACAACGACGACTGCTCCTACAGCGTGAAGCTGATCGAGAACAACGAGGACGGCTACGCAGGCACGTTCGAGGACACGGTGGGCTACTGCGAGTATCCCCTCGAAGGTGACCTCCAGATGGGGATGGTGGACGAGTTCGTGCTCGTCGAGTTGACGGGCGACAGTGGCGACGACCTCCAGATCCAGCTTCAGCCGGCGAACCAGTAG
- a CDS encoding nucleotide sugar dehydrogenase produces the protein MDVATSSADLVVIGLGYVGLPLAHEASRAGLKVTGLDVTPAVVDGLNSGTSHIDDLTGADIAQMHDSGFRATTDPSVVGETESIVICVPTPLSAEGGPDLSAVAAAAESVAEHLRPGTLVILESTTYPGTTDEFVRPLLEKSGLTAGTDFHLAFSPERIDPGNAAFGVANTPKVVGGLTERCGALAATFYGKFVHNVVQARGTREAEMAKLLENTYRHVNIALVNEMAIFCQELGVDLWDAIACAATKPFGFQAFYPGPGVGGHCIPIDPNYLSYKVKTLGYPFRFVELAQEINARMPTYVMQRAQELLNESGLALSRSNVLLLGVTYKAGIADQRESPARPVARKLAGKGAKLTYHDPYVADWEVNGQNVPRATDLEQALASADLTVLLTDHPAYEAKLLSEHAKLLLDTRGVLRRLEGGETDARRTTSPIQRDGIQVL, from the coding sequence GTGGACGTCGCTACCTCTTCCGCTGATCTGGTCGTCATCGGCCTTGGTTACGTCGGCCTTCCGTTGGCGCACGAAGCCAGTCGCGCCGGGCTGAAGGTGACGGGCCTGGACGTCACCCCCGCTGTAGTCGACGGGCTGAACTCCGGGACGTCGCACATCGACGACCTGACTGGCGCCGACATCGCCCAGATGCACGACTCCGGGTTCCGGGCGACAACGGACCCGAGCGTGGTTGGCGAGACCGAATCGATCGTCATCTGCGTCCCCACACCGCTGTCAGCGGAAGGGGGACCCGACCTCAGCGCCGTGGCCGCCGCGGCCGAGTCGGTGGCCGAGCACCTGCGGCCGGGAACGCTCGTCATCCTGGAGTCCACCACCTACCCGGGCACGACCGACGAGTTCGTCCGGCCGCTCCTGGAGAAGTCCGGGCTCACCGCCGGCACCGACTTCCACCTGGCCTTCTCCCCCGAGCGGATCGACCCCGGAAACGCCGCCTTCGGCGTGGCCAACACCCCGAAGGTGGTCGGCGGGCTGACCGAACGGTGCGGTGCGCTCGCCGCGACGTTCTACGGCAAGTTCGTGCACAACGTGGTGCAGGCACGCGGAACCCGCGAGGCCGAGATGGCCAAGCTTCTGGAGAACACCTACCGCCACGTCAACATCGCCCTGGTGAACGAGATGGCGATCTTCTGCCAGGAACTCGGGGTGGACCTCTGGGACGCGATCGCCTGCGCCGCCACCAAGCCGTTCGGGTTCCAGGCGTTCTACCCGGGACCGGGGGTGGGCGGTCACTGCATCCCGATCGATCCGAACTACCTGTCGTACAAGGTCAAGACGCTGGGGTACCCGTTCCGGTTCGTGGAGCTGGCCCAGGAGATCAACGCGCGGATGCCCACCTACGTCATGCAGCGCGCCCAGGAGCTGCTCAACGAGTCCGGCCTGGCGCTGTCGCGGTCCAATGTGCTGCTGCTCGGGGTCACCTACAAGGCGGGCATCGCCGACCAACGTGAGTCGCCCGCCCGCCCGGTGGCGCGCAAGCTCGCGGGCAAGGGCGCCAAGCTCACCTACCACGACCCCTACGTCGCGGACTGGGAGGTGAACGGGCAGAACGTGCCCCGCGCCACGGACCTGGAGCAGGCCCTCGCCTCGGCCGACCTGACAGTGCTGCTCACCGACCACCCCGCCTACGAGGCCAAGCTGCTCAGCGAGCACGCCAAGCTGCTACTGGACACGCGCGGAGTGCTGCGCCGCCTCGAAGGCGGAGAGACCGACGCCCGCCGCACCACGTCACCCATCCAGCGCGACGGCATCCAGGTTCTCTGA